The Glycine soja cultivar W05 chromosome 8, ASM419377v2, whole genome shotgun sequence genome has a window encoding:
- the LOC114424519 gene encoding LOB domain-containing protein 41-like, giving the protein MKLSCNGCRILRKGCGEDCAIRPCLEWINTPQAQANATLFLAKFYGRAGLVNLIDSAPQHNGPAVFKSLLYEACGRIANPTFGSVGLFWTGEWAQCQAAVDAVLAGSQIKVVGASDSQGIATHGDEHVAQILGIRHVSKDAEMDHVKGRAKKIKRSRTVIKPKPQVSSIDSAAMLKLTWSREPGGSEGDSEETVEAMLVSQNKPSRNGGVEMDLDLTLG; this is encoded by the exons ATGAAGTTGAGTTGCAATGGGTGTCGCATTCTCCGCAAAGGTTGTGGTGAGGATTGTGCCATAAGGCCATGCCTCGAGTGGATCAACACTCCTCAGGCCCAAGCCAACGCTACCCTCTTCCTTGCCAAATTCTATGGTCGTGCTGGCTTGGTCAACCTCATCGATTCTGCCCCACAACACAATGGACCTG CTGTATTCAAGTCACTATTGTATGAGGCATGTGGGAGAATTGCGAATCCGACATTTGGGTCAGTGGGCTTGTTTTGGACCGGTGAGTGGGCCCAATGCCAAGCTGCCGTTGATGCTGTGCTAGCTGGGTCCCAGATCAAGGTCGTGGGAGCTTCCGATTCGCAGGGGATTGCGACACATGGCGACGAGCATGTTGCCCAAATCCTTGGCATTCGCCACGTGTCCAAAGATGCTGAAATGGACCATGTGAAAGGAAGAGCCAAGAAGATCAAGAGATCTAGGACAGTGATCAAGCCAAAGCCACAAGTGAGTTCAATTGACTCGGCTGCGATGTTGAAGCTGACTTGGAGCCGTGAGCCAGGAGGGTCCGAGGGTGATAGTGAGGAAACTGTGGAAGCTATGTTGGTGAGCCAAAACAAGCCGAGTCGTAATGGTGGAGTTGAGATGGATTTGGATCTCACTCTCGGCTAG